A part of Bacillota bacterium genomic DNA contains:
- the gcvPB gene encoding aminomethyl-transferring glycine dehydrogenase subunit GcvPB, with product MSRKGRTAYSLPALDVPREDDAKLLPAGMTRAEGPDLPEVSEIDVVRHFVRMSRIQHGVDVDFYPLGSCTMKYNPKINERVVALPGFNDVHPYGPDELVQGCLKLLYDMEKYLAEISGFDRVTLQPAAGAHGEFTGIQIIRAYHEAKGHKKTKVIVPDSAHGTNPATSAMVGYEIVQVHSNERGGVDLESLKSVLDDQVAALMLTNPNTLGLFDENIHVIADLVHKAGGLLYYDGANTNAIMGYARPGDAGFDVCHLNLHKTFATPHGGGGPGSGPVGVKKELVPFLPTPTVEFDGQKYSLDYNHPQSIGKTKTFYGNFGVIVKAYTYIRAMGPDGLKAASQDAVLNANYIMANIKKYYWMKYDRICKHEFVASGKWQKEKNGVKTLDIAKRLLDYGVHPPTVYFPQIVDEALMIEPTETESKETLDRFIETLKEIAAEADKDPEKVKTAPHTTPVGRLDETKAARQPILRWKKA from the coding sequence ATGAGCCGGAAGGGCCGCACGGCCTATTCTCTGCCGGCCCTCGACGTCCCGCGGGAAGACGATGCCAAGCTGCTCCCGGCGGGCATGACCCGGGCCGAAGGCCCCGACCTCCCGGAGGTCAGCGAGATCGACGTGGTCCGGCACTTCGTTCGGATGTCCCGCATCCAGCACGGCGTCGACGTCGACTTCTATCCCCTCGGCTCGTGCACGATGAAGTACAACCCGAAGATCAACGAGCGGGTGGTCGCCCTCCCCGGGTTCAACGACGTCCATCCCTACGGGCCGGACGAGCTCGTCCAGGGTTGCCTCAAGCTGCTCTATGACATGGAGAAGTACCTGGCCGAGATCAGCGGTTTCGACCGGGTCACCCTGCAGCCGGCGGCCGGCGCCCACGGCGAGTTCACCGGGATCCAGATCATCCGGGCCTACCACGAAGCCAAGGGCCACAAGAAGACCAAGGTCATCGTCCCCGACTCGGCCCACGGCACCAACCCGGCGACCTCGGCCATGGTCGGCTATGAGATCGTCCAGGTCCACTCGAACGAGCGCGGCGGGGTCGACCTCGAGTCCCTGAAGTCGGTCCTCGACGACCAGGTCGCGGCCCTGATGCTGACCAACCCGAACACCCTCGGGTTGTTCGACGAGAACATCCACGTCATCGCCGACCTGGTCCACAAGGCCGGCGGCCTCCTCTACTACGACGGGGCCAACACCAACGCGATCATGGGCTACGCCCGCCCGGGCGACGCCGGCTTCGACGTGTGCCACCTCAACCTCCACAAGACCTTCGCCACCCCGCACGGCGGCGGCGGCCCGGGGTCGGGTCCGGTGGGCGTCAAGAAGGAGCTCGTCCCCTTCCTGCCCACGCCGACGGTGGAGTTCGACGGCCAGAAGTACTCCCTTGATTACAACCACCCGCAGTCGATCGGCAAGACGAAGACCTTCTACGGCAACTTCGGGGTCATCGTCAAGGCCTACACCTACATCCGGGCGATGGGTCCGGACGGGCTCAAGGCGGCCAGCCAGGACGCGGTCCTCAACGCCAACTACATCATGGCGAACATCAAGAAGTACTACTGGATGAAGTACGACCGCATCTGCAAGCACGAGTTCGTGGCCTCCGGCAAGTGGCAGAAGGAGAAGAACGGGGTCAAGACTCTCGACATCGCCAAGCGGCTCCTGGACTACGGCGTCCATCCGCCGACGGTCTACTTCCCGCAAATCGTCGACGAGGCTCTGATGATCGAGCCGACCGAGACCGAGAGCAAGGAGACCCTCGACCGGTTCATCGAGACGCTCAAGGAAATCGCCGCCGAAGCGGACAAGGATCCCGAGAAGGTCAAGACCGCGCCGCACACGACGCCGGTCGGCCGCCTCGACGAGACCAAGGCCGCCCGCCAGCCGATTCTGCGCTGGAAGAAGGCCTAA
- the gcvPA gene encoding aminomethyl-transferring glycine dehydrogenase subunit GcvPA, producing the protein MKYLPNTEEDRREMLASIGVRSIEDLFADIPAEVKFKGQMKLPAALSEPELLAHLSKLAASNGTTDKYACFLGGGVYDHFVPSTVPMVLARNEFYTAYTPYQPEVSQGVLQSIFEYQTVICQITGMDVAQASMYDGGTAVAEAALMACAVTGRKEIVVSEAVHPEYRAVLATYIQGQDVKVIVAPTEGGQTNPDKLASLVTDRTAGVIVANPNFFGCLEPVEEIEKVAHAKGALYVTSVNPISLGVLKAPGDYGADIVCGEGQPLGNTMAFGGPYLGFFACKEKYVRRMAGRIIGQTTDVRGQRAWVLTLQTREQHIRREKATSNICSNEALNALAALVYLVTMGKQGLHDVAELCLQKAHYAAKQIAAQKGYELAFKAPFFNEFAVKTPVAPEKITAEMMKKNILPGLDLGRFYPAYKNHLLVAVTELRTKDQIDALAAGLGGLK; encoded by the coding sequence ATGAAGTACCTGCCGAACACCGAAGAAGACCGCCGTGAGATGTTGGCGTCCATCGGTGTGCGGTCCATTGAAGACCTCTTCGCCGACATCCCGGCCGAGGTCAAATTCAAGGGACAGATGAAGCTGCCGGCGGCCCTCTCCGAGCCGGAGCTCCTCGCGCACCTTTCCAAGCTGGCCGCCTCCAACGGCACCACCGACAAATACGCCTGCTTCCTGGGAGGCGGGGTCTACGACCACTTCGTTCCGAGCACTGTCCCGATGGTCCTGGCTCGGAATGAGTTCTACACCGCCTACACCCCGTACCAGCCCGAAGTCAGCCAGGGCGTGCTTCAGTCGATCTTCGAGTACCAGACGGTCATCTGCCAGATCACCGGGATGGACGTCGCTCAGGCCTCGATGTACGATGGCGGCACCGCCGTGGCCGAAGCGGCCCTGATGGCCTGCGCCGTCACCGGCCGCAAGGAGATCGTCGTCTCTGAAGCCGTCCATCCGGAATACCGGGCCGTCCTGGCGACCTACATCCAGGGCCAGGACGTCAAGGTCATCGTCGCTCCGACCGAGGGCGGCCAGACCAACCCGGACAAGCTCGCCTCCCTGGTCACCGATAGGACGGCCGGGGTGATCGTGGCCAACCCGAACTTCTTCGGGTGCCTCGAGCCGGTCGAGGAGATCGAGAAGGTCGCCCACGCCAAGGGCGCCCTGTACGTCACCTCGGTCAACCCGATCTCCCTAGGCGTCCTGAAAGCGCCGGGCGATTACGGCGCCGACATCGTTTGTGGCGAGGGCCAGCCCCTCGGCAACACGATGGCTTTCGGCGGCCCGTACCTCGGCTTCTTCGCCTGCAAGGAGAAGTACGTCCGCCGGATGGCCGGGCGGATCATCGGCCAGACCACCGACGTCCGCGGCCAGCGGGCCTGGGTCCTCACCCTCCAGACCCGTGAGCAGCACATCCGCCGCGAGAAGGCGACCTCGAACATTTGCTCCAACGAGGCCCTCAACGCCCTGGCCGCCTTGGTCTACCTGGTGACCATGGGTAAGCAGGGGCTGCACGACGTGGCCGAGCTCTGCCTGCAGAAGGCCCACTACGCGGCCAAGCAGATCGCCGCGCAGAAGGGTTACGAGCTGGCCTTCAAGGCCCCGTTCTTCAACGAGTTCGCGGTCAAGACCCCGGTCGCCCCGGAGAAGATTACCGCCGAGATGATGAAGAAGAACATTCTCCCCGGCCTCGACCTGGGTCGGTTCTATCCGGCCTACAAGAATCACCTCCTCGTCGCCGTCACCGAACTGCGGACGAAGGACCAAATCGACGCCCTCGCGGCGGGATTGGGGGGACTTAAGTGA
- the gcvH gene encoding glycine cleavage system protein GcvH gives MAYPKDFKYTKSHEFIKVSGKQGTVGLTSYAQDALGDIVFVELPPIGKEFKQNDVFAVVESVKAVSDCYCPAAGKVVKVNEKLAEDPALINRDPHGEGWIMVIELTNPKDLDNLMDVVAYEDYEAKAEHHH, from the coding sequence GTGGCGTATCCGAAGGATTTCAAGTACACCAAGTCCCATGAGTTCATTAAGGTCAGCGGCAAGCAGGGCACCGTCGGCCTGACCAGCTACGCCCAGGACGCGTTGGGCGACATCGTCTTCGTCGAGCTCCCCCCGATCGGCAAGGAATTCAAGCAGAACGACGTCTTCGCCGTGGTCGAGTCGGTCAAGGCCGTCTCCGACTGCTACTGCCCGGCCGCCGGCAAGGTCGTCAAGGTCAACGAGAAGCTCGCCGAGGATCCGGCCCTGATCAACCGGGATCCGCACGGCGAGGGCTGGATCATGGTCATCGAACTGACCAACCCGAAGGATCTCGACAACCTGATGGACGTCGTGGCCTACGAAGATTACGAGGCCAAGGCGGAGCATCATCACTAA
- the gcvT gene encoding glycine cleavage system aminomethyltransferase GcvT, translated as MDNLRKTPNYDMHFKYGGKVVDFGGWALSVQFSGILEEHKQVREKVGLFDVSHMGEATVVGEQALAFLQKLVSRDLTPMEEGQVFYTHMLYPNGGTVDDLMVTKWGPTDYFLVINASNAAKDVAWMQKLAQEFPKVKVTDLSADTAELALQGPLAPATMQKLTKVDLSKLGYYHAVRKVEVAGIPNCIISRTGYTGEDGFEVFCDPANANKLWEAIMEAGKEFGIKPIGLGARDTLRFEASMPLYGQELDQNTSPLEAGLGRFVSVDKPTPFIGQEALKKQVAEGLPKKLVGFEMVDRGIPRHNYPVAKNGKEIGYVTTGSFAPTLNKNIGNAFVPVAEAKIGNEFDVIVRGKPLKARIVKTPFYKRKK; from the coding sequence ATGGATAACCTCAGGAAAACCCCCAACTACGACATGCACTTCAAGTACGGGGGCAAGGTCGTCGATTTCGGCGGCTGGGCGTTATCGGTCCAGTTCTCGGGGATTCTGGAAGAGCACAAGCAGGTCCGGGAAAAGGTTGGTCTGTTCGACGTTTCGCACATGGGCGAGGCCACGGTCGTTGGTGAGCAGGCTCTTGCGTTTCTGCAGAAGCTGGTCTCGCGGGACCTCACCCCGATGGAAGAGGGTCAGGTCTTCTACACCCACATGCTCTACCCGAACGGCGGCACCGTCGATGACCTGATGGTCACGAAGTGGGGCCCGACCGACTACTTCCTGGTCATCAACGCCTCCAACGCGGCCAAGGATGTCGCTTGGATGCAGAAGTTGGCCCAGGAGTTCCCCAAGGTCAAGGTGACCGACCTCTCGGCCGACACCGCCGAGCTGGCCCTCCAGGGCCCCCTGGCCCCGGCCACCATGCAGAAGCTGACCAAGGTCGACCTCTCCAAGCTCGGCTACTACCACGCCGTCCGCAAGGTCGAGGTCGCCGGCATCCCCAATTGCATCATCTCGCGCACCGGTTACACCGGCGAGGACGGCTTCGAGGTCTTCTGCGATCCGGCGAACGCCAACAAGCTCTGGGAAGCGATCATGGAGGCCGGCAAAGAGTTCGGGATCAAGCCCATCGGCCTCGGCGCCCGCGACACCCTCCGCTTCGAGGCTTCAATGCCCCTCTACGGCCAGGAGCTGGACCAGAACACCAGCCCACTGGAGGCCGGCCTGGGCCGCTTCGTCAGCGTCGACAAGCCGACGCCTTTCATCGGCCAGGAAGCCCTGAAGAAGCAGGTCGCCGAAGGACTCCCGAAGAAGCTCGTCGGGTTTGAGATGGTCGACCGGGGGATCCCGCGGCACAACTACCCGGTCGCCAAGAACGGCAAGGAAATCGGCTACGTCACCACCGGCTCCTTCGCGCCGACCCTCAACAAGAACATCGGCAACGCCTTCGTCCCCGTGGCCGAGGCGAAGATCGGCAACGAGTTCGACGTCATCGTCCGCGGCAAGCCGCTTAAGGCGCGGATCGTCAAGACCCCGTTCTACAAGAGGAAGAAGTAA